The sequence CGGGCTGAATGCGGTGCAGGTCGAAATGGCCGGCAACGCCGTCCAGGTCCAATTGAAGAACGCGTCGTTCCCGACCTGGACGATGTGGCTCGACGACGTGCGCAAGCAATACAAAGTCCAGGTATCCGAAGCGCATATCACAGCGCTCAAGGCCGACGGTCAGGTGGACCTCACTGCGTCGCTGCAGCCGGCGGCCGGTTCCAGCTCGGCTCGATGACCGCTCGTCGATAAGGATCACCGATGAAGTTATGGATGTGGCGTCTGCGGGTCTTCGCGCCCTGGCTGGCGATCGCCGTCGTGTCGTGCGGCATCACGCTGATCGTGATGCTGCCCGCGGCGTGGATCACGCCGCAGTTCGCGAAAGAGACGCAAGGGCACGTGAATTTGATCGAGCCGTCCGGCTCGCTCTGGCATGGCTCGGCCGCGCTGATGCTCGCGGCCGGCTCGGATTCGAGCACGGCTACGCTGTTGCCGGGGCGCATCGAGTGGCATACGGCGTTTTGGCCGTTGTTGACGGGCCGTTTGCAGATGCGCATGAAGCAGTCGGACGCAATGCCGGACCCTGTGACATTCGAGGCGACATCCAAAGGCGCAGGGCTGTCGGGCGGCAGTCTCGCCGTGCCGGCGGCGCTCTTGGCCGGACTCGGCGCGCCGTTCAACACGCTCGACCTGCAAGGCGACGTGAACTTGACCTGGTCCGAATGGCGGGTTCTCGGGCAGAAGCCGTTCGGTCAACTGATCGTGACGCTCACCGATATGTCGTCGCGCGTTTCGCGCGTGAAGCCGCTCGGGTCCTATCGGATGGTGTTTCAGGCCCAAGGGGTTTCGTCGACGCTCGATCTGTCGACGCTCAAGGGCCCGTTGCAATTGCAGGGCCACGGCACGATGGCGGGCGGGATGACGCAGTTTCAGGGTGAGGCGAGCGCCGAGCCCGATCAGCGCGACAATCTCGCGGGCCTGCTTAATCTGCTCGGACGGCCGACGGGCGCGGGCGTCGTCGCGCTGACATTTATGCACTAGGGCCGCGAGCGCGCTCGTCCATCAAGCGAAACGGCAGCCTGATCAGGCTGCCGTTTTCTTTCGCTCGGTTCCTGTTTCTACTTCTGCGCGACCGGCACCGGGGCGGTCACGCCGCCGGTTTCGCGATCCATCTGCGCCGTATCCCAGCCGCCGCCGAGCGCCTTCACGAGCCCCACCGACGACACCATCCGCTGGCCTCCCAACGTGACGAGCTTCTGCTCGGCCGTAAACGCGGTGGTCTGCGCGGTCAGCACGCTCACATACGCGACCGTGCCCGCTTTGTACTCGTTGGCCGTGATCGCGAGCGCCTGTCGCGCCGAGTCGACTGCCTGCTTCTGCACGACGACCTCGTTCGCGAGAATGCGCTGCGACGCGAGGTTGTCCTCGACGTCCTGGAATGCGGCGAGCACGGTCTGCCGGTAGACCGCAACTTGCTGATCGTAGGCGGCGCGGGCCGCTTCGGTCTGGGCGCTGCGCAAGCCGGCGTCGAAGAGCGTCGCGGCGAGCTGCGGCCCGACGGTCCAGAAGCGCGACGGCAGCGTCAGCAATTGCGACCACGCGGAGCTTTCGAAGCCGCCTTGCGCGGATAGCGTGAGCGTCGGGAAGAACGCCGCGATCGCGACGCCGATCTGCTCGTTCGCCTCGGCGGCCTTGCGCTCGGCCGACGCGATGTCAGGCCGGCGCTCGAGCAGCGCGGACGGGAGCTGCATCGGCACGTCGGGCGGCACGGCGGTCAGCGGCGAGGGCGGAATCGAGAACGTCGACGCCGGCTCGCCGACCAGCACCGCAATCGCGTGCTCGTCCTGCGCGCGGGCGACGCCATTGTCGATCGCGGCGGCCTGCGCCGATTGGAACTGCGTTTGCGCGGTGATCACGTCCGAGCGCGCGGCCACGCCGACCGCGTACTGATTCTGCGTGAGCTTCAACGCTTGCTCGTAGGAGGCGACGGTGTCGTCGAGGAGCTTCTGCTGCGAATCGAGCGCGCGCAGCGAGAAGTAGGTTTGCGCGAGCGTCGCCTGAGCGGACAGACGCGCGTTCGCGAGATCGGCGGCGGCGCTTTGCTGCCCGGCCTTCTGCGCGCCGACTTGACGGCTCACCTTGCCCCACAGGTCCGGCTCCCACGACGCATCGAGCGAGACGCTGTAGTTGTTGGTGATCGTCGACGACGAGTTGCCGCTGCCGACCTGCGTGCTGCCCTGGAACCTCGACGGCTGCCCGGAGCGCGAGCCGCTCGCCGAGAGCCCGACGGTCGGAAAGTACGCCGCGCGCGCCTCGGAGACGAGCGCACGCGCCTGGCGGTAAGCCGCCGCGAATTGCGCGACGGTCTGGTTGGCGGTGTTCAGCTTGTCGATCAGCGCGTTCAGCTGCGGATCGTCATAGACCTTCCACCAGTCGCCGCGGTCGGACTGATCGGACGGCTGCGCGACCTTCCAGCCTTCGGGGGTTTCCTTGTACGACGCCGGCACGGCCGCCGCCGGACGCTGATAGTTCGGACCGACGGCGCAGCCCGCGAACGCAATCGCCGCTGCCGTCGCGACGGCGAGGGTCA comes from Trinickia violacea and encodes:
- a CDS encoding efflux transporter outer membrane subunit, giving the protein MQRHRIPHSRAGIPRVLTLAVATAAAIAFAGCAVGPNYQRPAAAVPASYKETPEGWKVAQPSDQSDRGDWWKVYDDPQLNALIDKLNTANQTVAQFAAAYRQARALVSEARAAYFPTVGLSASGSRSGQPSRFQGSTQVGSGNSSSTITNNYSVSLDASWEPDLWGKVSRQVGAQKAGQQSAAADLANARLSAQATLAQTYFSLRALDSQQKLLDDTVASYEQALKLTQNQYAVGVAARSDVITAQTQFQSAQAAAIDNGVARAQDEHAIAVLVGEPASTFSIPPSPLTAVPPDVPMQLPSALLERRPDIASAERKAAEANEQIGVAIAAFFPTLTLSAQGGFESSAWSQLLTLPSRFWTVGPQLAATLFDAGLRSAQTEAARAAYDQQVAVYRQTVLAAFQDVEDNLASQRILANEVVVQKQAVDSARQALAITANEYKAGTVAYVSVLTAQTTAFTAEQKLVTLGGQRMVSSVGLVKALGGGWDTAQMDRETGGVTAPVPVAQK
- a CDS encoding type II secretion system protein N, which translates into the protein MKLWMWRLRVFAPWLAIAVVSCGITLIVMLPAAWITPQFAKETQGHVNLIEPSGSLWHGSAALMLAAGSDSSTATLLPGRIEWHTAFWPLLTGRLQMRMKQSDAMPDPVTFEATSKGAGLSGGSLAVPAALLAGLGAPFNTLDLQGDVNLTWSEWRVLGQKPFGQLIVTLTDMSSRVSRVKPLGSYRMVFQAQGVSSTLDLSTLKGPLQLQGHGTMAGGMTQFQGEASAEPDQRDNLAGLLNLLGRPTGAGVVALTFMH